One genomic segment of Acidimicrobiales bacterium includes these proteins:
- a CDS encoding AarF/UbiB family protein produces the protein MALSLRPQHVGRYRDIVRLLVKYGRSDLVREAGLDDLAETDGSADGQPPARAEELAEDLEALGPTYIKLGQLLSTRADLIPPAYAAALTRLQDSVEPFPYEDVERIVSSELGFRISKGFSFFDHEPLASASLGQVHRARMRDGREVVVKVQRPGIRERIAADMEALSEVATFADAHLSAGQRYGFSDLLQQFRRSLSRELDYRREAANLTTLGRILRTYDRLVVPEPVDDYTTSVVLTMEYVPGRKVTELGPLARMEMDGSVLAEQLFQAYLDQILVEGFFHADPHPGNVLLTTDGRLALVDVGMVARVPRTMRHQLVKLLLAMSDGNGKGVAEAAIALGRPLDWFDPEGFCSRATELVENAEGLSIDQIDTGSLVMELMRISGDNGLRLPPELSMLGKALLNLDQVAHTLDPAFEPMEAIEEHTNEIMQSEMRTSSGSMFSSLLEARDFVEQLPGRVNKVMDAVADGNFELKVHAIDEAELMRGFQKLANRLTMGMLLASLVLGAAMLMRVETDSTLLGYPAVAIICFLAAAGGGIALMASILHSDRRARTHPARKP, from the coding sequence GTGGCGCTCTCATTGCGCCCCCAACACGTGGGGCGGTACCGGGACATCGTCCGGCTCCTGGTCAAGTACGGCCGATCGGACCTCGTGCGCGAGGCCGGCCTCGACGACCTCGCCGAGACGGACGGTTCGGCCGACGGACAGCCGCCCGCCCGGGCCGAGGAGCTGGCCGAGGACCTCGAGGCGCTCGGGCCCACGTACATCAAGCTCGGCCAGCTGCTGTCCACCCGGGCCGACCTGATCCCCCCGGCGTACGCCGCCGCACTGACCCGGCTCCAGGACTCGGTCGAGCCCTTCCCGTACGAGGACGTCGAGCGGATCGTCTCGTCCGAGCTCGGGTTCCGCATCTCGAAGGGCTTCTCCTTCTTCGACCACGAGCCGCTGGCCTCGGCCTCGCTCGGCCAGGTGCACCGGGCCCGGATGCGCGACGGGCGCGAGGTGGTGGTCAAGGTCCAGCGGCCGGGGATCCGGGAGCGGATCGCGGCCGACATGGAGGCGCTGTCCGAGGTCGCCACCTTCGCCGACGCCCACCTCTCCGCCGGCCAGCGCTACGGCTTCTCGGACCTGCTCCAGCAGTTCCGCCGCTCGCTGAGCCGGGAGCTGGACTACCGGCGGGAGGCCGCCAACCTCACCACGCTGGGGCGCATCCTGCGCACCTACGACCGCCTGGTGGTGCCCGAGCCGGTGGACGACTACACCACGTCGGTCGTCCTGACGATGGAGTACGTGCCCGGGCGCAAGGTCACCGAGCTGGGGCCGCTCGCCCGCATGGAGATGGACGGCTCGGTGCTGGCCGAGCAGCTGTTCCAGGCGTACCTCGACCAGATCCTGGTCGAGGGGTTCTTCCACGCCGACCCCCATCCCGGCAACGTCCTCCTCACCACGGACGGCCGGCTGGCCCTGGTGGACGTGGGGATGGTCGCCCGGGTGCCGCGCACCATGCGGCACCAGCTGGTGAAGCTGCTCCTGGCCATGAGCGACGGGAACGGCAAGGGAGTGGCCGAGGCGGCCATCGCCCTGGGCCGCCCGCTCGACTGGTTCGACCCGGAGGGCTTCTGCTCCCGGGCCACGGAGCTGGTCGAGAACGCCGAGGGCCTCAGCATCGACCAGATCGACACGGGCTCGCTCGTCATGGAGCTGATGCGCATCTCGGGCGACAACGGGCTGCGATTGCCTCCGGAGCTGTCGATGCTGGGCAAGGCCCTGCTCAACCTCGACCAGGTCGCCCACACGCTCGATCCCGCGTTCGAGCCCATGGAGGCCATCGAGGAGCACACCAACGAGATCATGCAGAGCGAGATGCGGACCTCGTCGGGGAGCATGTTCTCGTCGCTCCTCGAGGCCCGTGACTTCGTCGAGCAGCTGCCGGGGCGGGTCAACAAGGTCATGGACGCCGTCGCCGACGGCAACTTCGAGCTGAAGGTCCACGCCATCGACGAGGCCGAGCTGATGCGCGGGTTCCAGAAGCTCGCCAACCGGCTCACCATGGGGATGCTTCTCGCCTCCCTCGTCCTCGGTGCGGCCATGCTGATGCGCGTGGAGACCGACTCCACGCTGCTCGGGTACCCCGCCGTGGCGATCATCTGCTTCCTGGCGGCCGCCGGTGGCGGCATCGCCCTCATGGCATCGATCCTCCACTCGGACCGGAGAGCCCGGACCCATCCGGCCCGCAAGCCGTGA
- the trxA gene encoding thioredoxin, protein MAVTELTESTFADVLAENEIVFVDWWAEWCGPCRVFAPVFEHVAEQNPDLVFAKVDTDANPALSSSAGIRSIPTLMVFREQVLLFSQPGAVPAAALEDLVEQVRSVDMDEVRKAMADHAGTGS, encoded by the coding sequence GTGGCAGTCACCGAGCTGACCGAGTCGACGTTCGCCGACGTCCTCGCCGAGAACGAGATCGTCTTCGTCGACTGGTGGGCGGAGTGGTGCGGGCCGTGCCGTGTGTTCGCCCCGGTCTTCGAGCACGTCGCCGAGCAGAATCCCGACCTCGTGTTCGCCAAGGTCGACACCGACGCCAATCCGGCGCTGTCCAGCTCGGCCGGCATCCGGTCGATCCCGACGCTGATGGTCTTCCGAGAGCAGGTGCTGCTGTTCTCCCAGCCCGGCGCCGTGCCGGCCGCCGCCCTCGAGGACCTGGTCGAGCAGGTGCGCTCCGTCGACATGGACGAGGTGCGCAAGGCGATGGCCGACCACGCGGGCACGGGATCGTGA
- a CDS encoding winged helix DNA-binding domain-containing protein yields the protein MSGNGVLGARALNRALLSRQLLLDRADLAVPDALRAMGFLQAQYAPSMYVGLWSRLAGLRRADVTRALEDRTAVQGTLLRATIHLVAADDWWFASAAVRAHRRRWYLRAHRGGPEMEARVETAAERVRDALAGGPRRRRDLVAGLGLESAVWNGVNLWLDLVRVPPSGTWERRSADLYALAEDWIGPPPPEATDGAGLELLLRRYLGAFGPAPLRDAADWAGVPVRAFAAVAATIELRRFRDASRRQLLDLPGAPLPAPETEAPVRFLPTWDAVLLAHARRAEVLADQHRPFLFSTRSPQSSPSFLVDGRVAGTWRFDGDTVRTEPFEPLPRGVRRRVDDEAERVAAFHR from the coding sequence GTGTCCGGGAACGGCGTCCTCGGCGCACGCGCCCTGAACCGGGCGCTGCTGTCGCGCCAGCTCCTCCTCGATCGGGCCGACCTGGCCGTGCCCGACGCCCTCCGGGCCATGGGCTTCCTCCAGGCCCAGTACGCACCGTCGATGTACGTGGGCCTGTGGTCCCGGCTGGCCGGGCTCCGGCGGGCGGACGTCACGCGGGCCCTCGAGGACCGGACGGCGGTCCAGGGCACGCTGCTGCGGGCCACGATCCACCTGGTGGCGGCCGACGACTGGTGGTTCGCCTCGGCCGCCGTGCGCGCCCATCGCCGCCGCTGGTACCTCCGTGCCCACCGCGGCGGCCCGGAGATGGAGGCCCGGGTCGAGACGGCGGCCGAACGGGTCCGGGATGCACTCGCCGGCGGGCCTCGGCGGCGGCGCGACCTGGTGGCCGGGCTGGGGCTCGAGAGCGCGGTGTGGAACGGCGTGAATTTGTGGCTCGACCTCGTGCGGGTGCCGCCGTCGGGGACGTGGGAGCGGCGCAGCGCCGACCTCTACGCGCTGGCCGAGGATTGGATCGGGCCGCCGCCGCCGGAGGCGACCGACGGCGCCGGCCTCGAGCTGCTCCTGCGCCGTTACCTGGGCGCCTTCGGGCCGGCGCCGCTGCGCGACGCGGCCGACTGGGCGGGCGTGCCCGTCAGGGCGTTCGCCGCCGTGGCCGCCACGATCGAGCTGCGGCGCTTCCGCGACGCCTCGCGCCGCCAGCTGCTGGACCTTCCCGGCGCCCCGCTCCCCGCTCCCGAGACCGAGGCGCCGGTCCGGTTCCTGCCCACCTGGGACGCCGTCCTGCTGGCCCACGCCCGCCGGGCCGAGGTCCTGGCCGACCAGCACCGGCCCTTCCTGTTCTCGACCAGGAGCCCCCAGTCGTCGCCCAGCTTCCTGGTGGACGGGCGGGTGGCGGGGACCTGGCGCTTCGACGGCGACACCGTCCGCACCGAACCGTTCGAGCCGCTGCCGAGGGGCGTCCGGCGCCGGGTCGACGACGAGGCCGAGCGGGTCGCCGCCTTCCACCGCTGA
- a CDS encoding DinB family protein, with product MDVSALLVELYGRIPPLARAAVDGLDPARLTEAPGVGANPVGWLVWHVARVADDHVAEILGADQLWVGGDWAGRFGLEPDPANNGYGHTAEQVAAVRPESSEALLEYLGAVHERTVAMLEDLSPADLDRIVDRRWDPPVTLGVRLVSIADDALQHVGQAAYVRGLLGA from the coding sequence ATGGACGTCTCTGCGCTGCTCGTCGAGTTGTACGGCCGCATCCCGCCTCTGGCCCGGGCGGCGGTGGACGGCCTCGACCCCGCCCGCCTGACAGAAGCGCCCGGTGTCGGCGCGAACCCCGTCGGCTGGCTGGTGTGGCACGTCGCCCGGGTGGCCGACGACCACGTCGCCGAGATCCTGGGGGCCGACCAGCTGTGGGTGGGCGGCGACTGGGCGGGGCGGTTCGGCCTCGAGCCCGACCCCGCCAACAACGGTTACGGCCACACGGCCGAGCAGGTGGCGGCGGTCCGGCCGGAGTCCTCGGAGGCGCTCCTCGAGTACCTCGGCGCCGTCCACGAGCGCACCGTCGCCATGCTGGAGGACCTGTCCCCCGCCGACCTCGACCGCATCGTGGACCGCCGCTGGGACCCACCCGTCACCCTCGGCGTGCGCCTGGTGAGCATCGCCGACGACGCCCTCCAGCACGTCGGCCAGGCCGCCTACGTCCGGGGCCTCCTCGGCGCCTGA
- a CDS encoding glycosyltransferase, translated as MLRGALKLAIVAYAAVILGFVWLTKDLTFATLARDPLFATYSIAVVLYVLGRFVVALFYRSVPDRGFRPTVSIIIPAFNEEDGIIGTIASCLAVDYPASRLQVIAVDDGSSDRTWERIQEAKQRWPQLYAVTLGRNYGKRGAMAEGIRRATGEILVFVDSDSYLDADAVVNLVQPFADRRVGAVVGHADVRNSGVNWLTKMQQVRYFSAFRVIKGTESLLSGTVTCASGCCAAYRRRVVLPLLEGWEFQTFLGRPATFGDDRALTNRILTGHRVVYQASARAETVAPERLRVFFRQQLRWKKSWLRESMQVLRYFWRKNPAAAVFTYASIAFPFMAPWVVLHAVAGRLLGGEPGGLWFYVVGTYAMALLYSLFYAFKRQDGLWFHGMTFVALYMSVLVFQTYWGILTMRDTRWGTRASTVEHARIDQGLVVALPPDVRRPPQAMGARFGRPDDYQHGRREGESAAADHAPVLER; from the coding sequence GTGCTGCGCGGCGCCCTCAAGCTCGCCATCGTCGCCTACGCCGCCGTCATCCTCGGGTTCGTCTGGCTCACCAAGGACCTGACCTTCGCCACGCTGGCCCGCGACCCGCTGTTCGCGACCTACTCCATCGCCGTCGTCCTGTACGTCCTCGGGCGCTTCGTCGTGGCGCTGTTCTACCGGTCCGTGCCCGACCGCGGCTTTCGCCCCACGGTGTCGATCATCATCCCCGCGTTCAACGAGGAGGACGGGATCATCGGGACGATCGCCTCGTGCCTCGCCGTGGACTACCCGGCCAGCCGCCTCCAGGTGATCGCCGTCGACGACGGGTCGTCGGACCGCACCTGGGAGCGGATCCAGGAGGCCAAGCAGCGCTGGCCACAGCTGTACGCGGTGACGCTCGGGCGCAACTACGGCAAGCGGGGCGCCATGGCGGAGGGGATCCGGCGGGCGACAGGCGAGATCCTCGTGTTCGTCGACTCCGACTCCTACCTCGACGCCGACGCCGTCGTCAACCTCGTGCAGCCCTTCGCCGACCGCCGGGTGGGGGCCGTGGTCGGTCACGCCGACGTGCGCAACAGCGGCGTCAACTGGCTGACCAAGATGCAGCAGGTCCGGTACTTCTCGGCGTTCCGGGTCATCAAGGGGACCGAGTCCCTGCTGTCGGGCACCGTCACGTGCGCGTCGGGGTGCTGCGCCGCGTACCGGCGCAGGGTCGTGCTCCCGCTCCTCGAGGGCTGGGAGTTCCAGACGTTCCTCGGCCGGCCCGCCACCTTCGGCGACGACCGGGCCCTGACCAACCGCATCCTCACCGGCCACCGGGTGGTGTACCAGGCGTCGGCTCGCGCGGAGACGGTCGCCCCCGAGCGGCTGCGCGTCTTCTTCCGCCAGCAGCTGCGATGGAAGAAGTCGTGGCTGCGGGAGTCCATGCAGGTGCTGCGCTACTTCTGGCGCAAGAACCCCGCCGCCGCCGTCTTCACCTACGCCTCCATCGCGTTCCCGTTCATGGCGCCATGGGTCGTCCTGCACGCGGTGGCGGGCCGGCTTCTCGGCGGGGAGCCGGGCGGGCTGTGGTTCTACGTCGTCGGCACCTACGCCATGGCGCTGCTGTACTCGCTCTTCTACGCTTTCAAGCGCCAGGACGGGCTGTGGTTCCACGGCATGACGTTCGTGGCGCTCTACATGAGCGTCCTGGTGTTCCAGACCTACTGGGGCATCCTCACCATGCGGGACACGAGGTGGGGCACACGGGCGTCGACCGTCGAGCACGCCCGCATCGACCAGGGCCTGGTGGTCGCCCTGCCACCCGACGTCCGCCGGCCTCCCCAGGCGATGGGGGCCCGCTTCGGCCGGCCCGACGACTACCAGCACGGTCGGCGGGAGGGCGAATCGGCCGCCGCCGACCACGCGCCGGTCCTCGAGCGATGA
- a CDS encoding polysaccharide deacetylase family protein, producing the protein MSRPRHLRPRTGWLRTAGIRQLVTGLVALPLSALPFAAYLNLTPEGRLVRDRALVALAPPSLPDLTAAQQAAAVRAAPRYEGAVMALAYHGIGSASDGEGGFVIPPGRFAEHLATLKAAGMRTVTAAEVAAAFDGGAPLPEKAVMLSFDDGRTDAMMFADPLLKEAEMSATMFVITGAASEPGIYYASWDRLESYARSGRWDLQAHTAELHREHEAAGGGKLPALTSLYEGETLEEYRARVRADLASSSTAIEDHTDRRAVAFAYPFGAYGAERTNSPEVRRVLRDEVDRRFAIAFHQDEQESIPLATPQDDRLGLRRLEVQDWSGVELLRRIAAAARRTGPSPVEPPPRPAPVVVPVPETVAPAITDPDLTIPPVATVPPRPTPSTTAGPRRPPAAAVAPPPPTTAPPPPAPPAPPAPPPPTTPTPVPPTAAPTTAVPPATTTTTRPPATTTTTTTTTRPDPTTTTTAPNGCRSRGQGSICKS; encoded by the coding sequence ATGAGTCGGCCGCGGCACCTCCGGCCCCGCACCGGCTGGCTGCGCACCGCCGGGATCCGCCAGTTGGTGACCGGCCTGGTCGCCCTCCCGCTGTCGGCGCTGCCATTCGCCGCCTACCTGAACCTGACGCCCGAGGGCCGCCTGGTGCGCGACCGGGCGCTGGTCGCCCTGGCCCCGCCCTCGTTGCCCGACCTGACCGCCGCGCAGCAGGCCGCCGCGGTCAGGGCTGCGCCGCGCTACGAGGGCGCCGTCATGGCGCTCGCCTACCACGGGATCGGGTCGGCCTCGGACGGCGAAGGCGGGTTCGTCATCCCGCCGGGGCGCTTCGCCGAGCACCTGGCCACCCTGAAGGCGGCGGGGATGCGGACGGTCACCGCCGCCGAGGTCGCCGCGGCGTTCGACGGGGGTGCTCCCCTGCCGGAGAAGGCGGTGATGCTCTCGTTCGACGACGGCCGCACCGACGCCATGATGTTCGCCGACCCGCTCCTGAAGGAGGCGGAGATGTCGGCGACCATGTTCGTCATCACCGGCGCCGCCTCCGAGCCCGGCATCTACTACGCGTCCTGGGACAGGCTCGAGTCCTACGCCCGTTCCGGGCGGTGGGACCTCCAGGCCCACACCGCCGAGCTGCATCGCGAGCACGAGGCCGCCGGCGGCGGGAAGCTGCCGGCACTGACGAGCCTGTACGAGGGCGAGACCCTCGAGGAGTACCGGGCCCGGGTCCGGGCCGACCTGGCCAGCTCCAGCACCGCCATCGAAGACCACACCGACCGCCGGGCCGTGGCGTTCGCCTACCCCTTCGGCGCCTACGGGGCGGAGCGGACGAACTCCCCGGAGGTCCGTCGGGTCCTCCGCGACGAGGTCGACCGGCGGTTCGCGATCGCGTTCCACCAGGACGAGCAGGAGTCGATCCCGCTGGCGACGCCGCAGGACGACCGCCTCGGTCTGCGCCGGCTCGAGGTGCAGGACTGGAGCGGCGTGGAGCTGCTGCGGCGCATCGCCGCCGCCGCCCGCCGCACCGGCCCGTCCCCGGTCGAGCCGCCGCCGCGCCCGGCGCCCGTCGTGGTGCCGGTGCCGGAGACGGTGGCGCCGGCCATCACCGATCCCGACCTCACCATCCCGCCCGTCGCGACGGTGCCCCCCCGTCCCACGCCGTCGACGACCGCCGGTCCCCGGCGCCCGCCCGCCGCGGCGGTTGCACCGCCGCCGCCGACCACGGCGCCGCCGCCGCCAGCGCCGCCTGCGCCGCCTGCGCCGCCGCCGCCGACCACGCCGACGCCTGTGCCACCGACCGCGGCCCCCACGACCGCGGTACCGCCCGCCACCACGACGACCACCCGACCGCCGGCCACCACCACGACGACGACGACCACGACGCGGCCCGACCCGACGACCACCACGACGGCCCCCAACGGGTGCCGCTCGCGGGGCCAGGGGAGCATCTGCAAGAGCTGA
- a CDS encoding rhomboid family intramembrane serine protease produces MEGRCFHHADRETGRSCTRCDRPACADCLTPAPVGSHCWQCLKAARPPVRERARRWNARTNLFVTHLVIAANLTVFVLGLLDGASAVGDRGGSLFGGVESIHRRLALYGPAVEGGDWYRLVTSGFVHYGLLHLGLNMVVLHQLGGLLEPVLGRVRLAALYTAALLSGSFGAVLLRPEAHTAGASGAVFGLLGAAAVGLHLRGANVWRTPIGTLVVVNVLMTFALPGISIGGHLGGLAGGALVGAVMLREPATRASILRGAAAAGLVAAVAVGGALATTREGEEEARSRATEPVTAVSPP; encoded by the coding sequence ATGGAGGGCCGGTGCTTCCACCACGCCGACCGTGAGACGGGGCGGTCGTGCACCCGATGCGACCGCCCTGCGTGCGCGGACTGCCTGACGCCGGCGCCCGTCGGCTCCCACTGCTGGCAGTGCCTGAAGGCGGCTCGGCCGCCGGTGCGCGAGCGGGCCCGGCGCTGGAACGCCCGGACGAACCTCTTCGTCACGCACCTCGTGATCGCCGCCAACCTCACCGTGTTCGTGCTCGGCCTGCTCGACGGGGCGTCGGCCGTAGGCGACCGCGGGGGGTCGCTGTTCGGTGGCGTCGAGAGCATCCACCGCAGGCTGGCGCTGTACGGGCCGGCCGTCGAGGGCGGGGACTGGTACCGGCTCGTCACCTCGGGCTTCGTCCACTACGGGCTCCTCCACCTCGGGCTCAACATGGTGGTGCTGCACCAGCTGGGAGGCCTGCTCGAGCCCGTGCTGGGCCGGGTCCGCCTGGCCGCCCTCTACACCGCTGCCCTGCTGTCGGGGTCGTTCGGCGCCGTCCTGCTCCGGCCCGAAGCCCACACGGCGGGAGCGTCGGGCGCCGTCTTCGGGCTCCTCGGCGCGGCCGCCGTGGGGCTGCACCTGAGGGGCGCCAACGTGTGGCGCACGCCCATCGGCACCCTGGTCGTGGTGAACGTGCTGATGACGTTCGCCCTTCCTGGCATCTCGATCGGCGGCCATCTGGGCGGGTTGGCGGGCGGCGCCCTGGTCGGCGCCGTGATGCTCCGCGAACCGGCGACGAGGGCGTCGATCCTGCGGGGGGCGGCCGCCGCCGGGCTCGTCGCTGCCGTGGCGGTCGGAGGGGCGCTGGCGACGACGAGGGAGGGGGAGGAGGAGGCGCGCTCGCGTGCGACGGAGCCCGTCACCGCCGTGTCACCGCCGTGA